A window of Williamwhitmania taraxaci genomic DNA:
TTTTGAAGATTTCGAACTTTTCTCGCCTTCAAAAACGCTGCCCTTTAAGGGCGAACCACTTATACAATATTTTATCTACTTCCAATAAAACAAAAAGCCTCCTGTTTCCAGAAGGCTTTTTTCATCGGTACCCGGAGCGGGAATTGAACCCGCACAACCGCAAAGGTTACAGGATTTTAAGTCCAGCGCGTCTACCAATTCCGCCATCCGGGCCACTAAAAAAGAGCGAGAGACGGGACTCGGACCCGCGACCCCAACCTTGGCAAGGTTGTGCTCTACCAACTGAGCTACTCTCGCATCATTTTATCTGAACATCAAGCCACGCTTGGCTTGCAATTGCGGGTGCAAATATAGAACAATTTTTTTCACCACAAACCTTTAGACTCGTTTTTGCCGCATTTTATTCTATTTCTCTCAAAAGAGTTAATCAGAACCTATAATCCGGCAATTTTCTTAATCTCATTCAACTTGTTAAGGGCATCCAACGGCGTTAGATTGTTGAGGTCGAGACCAACTATTTCGTCCCGAATACGCTTTAAAACCGGATCGTCTAGCTGAAAGAAACTAAGTTGGAATCCTTCCCGCTTTTCTACAATGTCGGTAACCGGCTTGTCGAACTGTTTCTGCTTATGTGTTTTTTCCAGTTGAACCAATATCTCCTCGGCCCGCTTCACTACGCTTTGGGGCATTCCCGCCATACGAGCCACATGAATACCAAAGCTGTGCTCACTGCCTCCTGGCACCAACTTTCGTAAAAACAGCACCTTGTTATTCAACTCCTTTATGCTCACATTGAAGTTTTTAATCCGAGGGAAGAATCCTTCCATTTCGTTGAGCTCGTGATAGTGGGTGGCAAAAAGGGTTTTGGCCCTACAGTGAGGATGATTGTGAATATATTCGGCCATGGCCCACGCTATGGAGATACCATCGTAGGTGCTGGTGCCCCGCCCAATTTCATCGAGAAGGATTAGGCTTCGGTCCGATATGTTATTGAGAATGCTTGCGGCCTCAAGCATTTCAACCATAAAGGTGGATTCGCCCAACGATATATTATCGGAAGCACCTACCCGCGTAAATATCTTATCGACAACCCCTATTTTGGCACCCTTTGCAGGAACGTAACACCCAATCTGAGCCATCAATACTATCAGGGCAGTCTGTCGCAACAGTGCCGACTTACCGGACATATTAGGACCTGTTATGATGATGATCTGCTGATTCTCCTTATCCAAGACCACATCATTGGAAATATATTCCTCCCCCTGCGGTAGCATTCGTTCGATTACCGGGTGGCGTCCTTCGTTAATTAATAAAGAAAAATCCTCATTAAGTTCGGGTTTCCGGTAGTTATACATGGTAGAAACCTCTGCAAATGAGAGCAAACAATCGAGCTTGGCCAATAGAGAGGCATTGTGTTGTATTGGCGATATGTAGTCGAGCAAAGCCAGCACAAGTTCGCCAAACAATGCTTGTTCAATAGCGAGTATCTTCTCCTCGGCACCAAGTATTTTCTCCTCATACTGCTTAAGTTCCTCCGTAATGTATCTCTCGGCGCTCACCAGGGTCTGTTTGCGAATCCATTCGGGTGGAACCTTATCTTTATGGGTATTACGAACCTCAATAAAATATCCAAACACATTATTAAAGCTAACCTTAAGCGAGGTGATTCCCGTGCGTTCCGACTCCCGTTGTTGTAAACTCAAAAGGTAATCCTTCCCCGAAAAAGCAATGGCCCGCAACTCATCCAGTTCAGCATTTATTCCGGAAGCAATCACATTGCCCTTAACAATTAGCACCGGAGGATCGTCCACCAGTTCCTTTTGCAAGCGTTCCCGTATAACATGACAGGGGTTGAGTT
This region includes:
- the mutS gene encoding DNA mismatch repair protein MutS, whose protein sequence is MKQYVAIKRQHPDAILLFRVGDFYETFGEDAIKTSEIVGITLTRRANGAASFVELAGFPHHALDTYLPKLVRAGMRVAICEQLEDPKLTKTIVKRGITELVTPGVSFSDNVLERRENNFLASVFIGKSAAGVSFLDISTGEFLLAEGTFEYIDKLLANFNPKEVLVEKAKTTEFTEIFGSKYHLFKLDDWAFSADLGREKLENQFQASSLKGFGVENLVFGVTAAGAILYYLDLTQHTKLKHITSISRIDQDHYVWLDKFTVRNLELFGTVNEGGKTLLSVIDKTITPMGARLLRRWMSLPLKDVQPIRERLDAVEHLIKESEEKGLLQEKLRELGDLERIVSRIAVGRVNPRELVQLRAALLLIDPIKEVCSQTGDPTLKVIGDQLNPCHVIRERLQKELVDDPPVLIVKGNVIASGINAELDELRAIAFSGKDYLLSLQQRESERTGITSLKVSFNNVFGYFIEVRNTHKDKVPPEWIRKQTLVSAERYITEELKQYEEKILGAEEKILAIEQALFGELVLALLDYISPIQHNASLLAKLDCLLSFAEVSTMYNYRKPELNEDFSLLINEGRHPVIERMLPQGEEYISNDVVLDKENQQIIIITGPNMSGKSALLRQTALIVLMAQIGCYVPAKGAKIGVVDKIFTRVGASDNISLGESTFMVEMLEAASILNNISDRSLILLDEIGRGTSTYDGISIAWAMAEYIHNHPHCRAKTLFATHYHELNEMEGFFPRIKNFNVSIKELNNKVLFLRKLVPGGSEHSFGIHVARMAGMPQSVVKRAEEILVQLEKTHKQKQFDKPVTDIVEKREGFQLSFFQLDDPVLKRIRDEIVGLDLNNLTPLDALNKLNEIKKIAGL